One Halalkalicoccus subterraneus genomic window carries:
- a CDS encoding DUF7534 family protein, with product MNQAHWTRFLVTNVVLVSIGFAIGTLLLPPDPLTQLPVTVAVVILAIPLSYWLIYADGLARLRVRVGN from the coding sequence ATGAACCAAGCCCACTGGACTCGATTTCTCGTGACGAACGTCGTGTTAGTCAGTATTGGGTTCGCTATTGGTACGCTGCTACTCCCTCCCGATCCGTTGACTCAGCTCCCAGTCACCGTCGCGGTGGTGATCCTCGCGATTCCGCTCTCGTACTGGCTCATCTATGCGGACGGGCTGGCGCGTCTCCGAGTCCGAGTCGGGAACTGA
- the guaB gene encoding IMP dehydrogenase, translating to MASNAFLDKLDVPEALTFDDVLLRPKESRVEPDDANLSTRVSTNVELNVPVLSAAMDTVTESDLAIEMARQGGLGVLHRNMDVPAMVEAIERVKRADELIIRDVVTANPEQTVRDVDAMMEHEGVSGAPVINDEGEVLGIISGTDIRPYLEVGERDAVREAMTDEVITAPEDVSAREALELMYEHKIERVPIVDGDNRLQGLVTMQGILQRREYGDAIHDENDRLRVGVAVGPFDDERAVAADEAGADVLFIDCAHAHNLNVIDSARAITENVEADVVVGNVGTREAAEAIVGFADGLKVGIGPGSICTTRIVSGSGMPQITAVAQVADVAADRGVPVIADGGIRYSGDAIKSIAAGADAVMLGSYFAGTDEAPGRVITMNGKRYKQYRGMGSVGAMRSGGGDRYLKDDPEEEEEYVPEGVEAATPYKGSLESELHQLTGGMKSGMGYVGAGTVPEFKERAEFVRVSSAGQAEGHAHDVVITDEAPNYSPTQE from the coding sequence ATGGCGAGTAACGCTTTCCTCGACAAACTCGACGTACCGGAAGCGCTGACGTTCGACGACGTGCTGCTCAGACCCAAAGAGAGCCGCGTCGAACCCGACGACGCGAACCTTTCCACACGTGTCTCGACGAACGTCGAGCTCAACGTCCCCGTCCTCTCGGCGGCGATGGACACCGTCACCGAGAGCGATCTGGCGATCGAAATGGCCCGGCAGGGTGGGCTGGGCGTCCTTCATCGGAACATGGACGTGCCCGCGATGGTCGAAGCGATCGAGCGCGTCAAACGTGCCGATGAACTCATCATTCGGGACGTGGTCACCGCGAACCCCGAGCAAACAGTACGGGACGTCGACGCGATGATGGAACACGAGGGGGTCTCGGGGGCCCCCGTCATCAACGACGAGGGGGAGGTCCTCGGGATCATCTCGGGGACCGACATCCGGCCGTACCTCGAGGTCGGCGAGCGCGACGCCGTGCGCGAGGCGATGACCGACGAGGTCATCACCGCCCCCGAGGACGTCTCGGCGCGCGAGGCGCTCGAACTCATGTACGAGCACAAGATCGAGCGCGTCCCCATCGTCGACGGCGACAACCGCCTGCAGGGGCTCGTCACCATGCAGGGGATCCTCCAGCGCCGCGAGTACGGCGACGCGATCCACGACGAAAACGACCGGCTGCGGGTCGGCGTCGCGGTCGGTCCCTTCGACGACGAACGCGCGGTCGCCGCCGACGAGGCCGGCGCGGACGTCCTCTTCATCGACTGTGCGCACGCCCACAACCTGAACGTCATCGACAGCGCGCGCGCGATCACCGAGAACGTTGAGGCCGACGTCGTCGTCGGCAACGTCGGGACCCGCGAGGCCGCGGAAGCGATCGTCGGGTTCGCAGACGGCCTCAAGGTCGGGATCGGCCCCGGCTCGATCTGTACGACCCGAATCGTCTCGGGCTCGGGAATGCCCCAGATCACCGCCGTCGCGCAGGTCGCGGACGTCGCCGCCGACCGTGGCGTGCCCGTGATCGCCGACGGCGGTATCCGCTACTCGGGCGACGCGATCAAGTCGATCGCCGCCGGCGCCGACGCCGTGATGCTCGGCTCCTACTTCGCCGGCACCGACGAAGCTCCGGGCCGGGTCATCACGATGAACGGCAAGCGCTACAAACAGTACAGGGGCATGGGCTCGGTGGGCGCCATGCGCTCGGGCGGCGGCGACCGCTACCTGAAGGACGACCCCGAGGAGGAAGAGGAGTACGTCCCCGAAGGGGTCGAGGCCGCAACGCCCTACAAGGGCAGTCTCGAAAGCGAGCTTCACCAACTGACCGGCGGGATGAAAAGCGGGATGGGCTACGTCGGCGCGGGGACCGTCCCCGAGTTCAAGGAGCGCGCGGAGTTCGTACGCGTCTCCTCTGCGGGCCAGGCCGAGGGTCATGCCCATGACGTCGTCATCACCGACGAGGCTCCGAACTACAGCCCGACACAGGAGTAG
- a CDS encoding PRC-barrel domain-containing protein — protein sequence MDQERPSQEITSLVGREVYSSNGVFVGEIEDIKLDLGTEIVTGLALREPNEELFGAQIRGTRGVLVPYRWVRAVGDVVLVNDVVERLVTPEEEGEEVVA from the coding sequence AGATCACGTCGCTCGTTGGTCGAGAGGTCTACTCGAGCAACGGCGTGTTCGTCGGCGAAATCGAGGACATCAAGCTCGATCTTGGAACGGAGATCGTCACCGGGCTCGCGCTGCGCGAACCCAACGAGGAACTGTTCGGCGCACAGATCCGCGGGACGCGCGGCGTCCTCGTTCCGTATCGCTGGGTGCGGGCGGTCGGGGACGTCGTTCTGGTGAACGACGTGGTCGAACGCCTCGTTACGCCCGAAGAGGAAGGCGAAGAAGTCGTCGCCTGA
- a CDS encoding DHH family phosphoesterase: MSTGVTISSMSRYAILGCGSVGHAVADELLDQGKEVLIVDRDEDRVETLRDRDMNAQAGDIREQAVAESVADRDVVLILSSDVEANKAAVSNVRGLGDDQFIIARASDPVSGDELADLGANSVINPSAVIAESALRLLESGELEHRAQHLSEIITATEQKLAIVTHENPDPDAIASAVALRAIAEYLDVEAEIFYFGDMGHQENRAFVNLLDVEMTSLAREDVDAFDGFDTVALVDHAMLTDANVEFDEPVDVLIDHHDIDIDRDLPDGLPFIDIRPQMNSTSTILTKYIQEFDLSLGESVATALLYGIRAETLDFKRDTTPADLTAAAYLYPFANHDTLEQVESPSMSPETLDVLAEAITNREVQGSHLVSNAGFIRDREALEQAAQHLLNLEGITTTAVFGIADNTIYLAARSKDIRLNIGRVLLDAFEEIGETMGHSTQARVEIPLGIFTGIETNEDNRETLLHLTEEAVRKKLFAAMGVESEGSNGS, from the coding sequence ATGAGTACCGGCGTCACGATCTCCTCGATGTCTCGATATGCGATTCTCGGCTGTGGTAGCGTCGGCCACGCGGTCGCCGACGAACTGCTCGATCAGGGCAAGGAGGTGCTGATCGTCGACCGCGACGAGGACCGCGTCGAGACCCTGCGGGATCGGGACATGAACGCACAGGCGGGAGATATCCGCGAGCAAGCGGTCGCAGAAAGCGTCGCCGACCGAGACGTAGTCCTGATCCTCTCCTCGGACGTCGAGGCGAACAAGGCCGCCGTCTCGAACGTCCGCGGACTCGGGGACGACCAGTTCATCATCGCTCGCGCGAGCGATCCCGTCTCGGGCGACGAGCTCGCCGACCTCGGTGCCAACAGCGTCATCAACCCCTCGGCGGTCATCGCCGAGTCCGCTCTCCGGCTGCTCGAATCGGGCGAGCTCGAACACCGCGCCCAGCACCTCTCGGAGATCATCACCGCCACCGAACAGAAACTCGCGATCGTTACCCACGAGAACCCCGACCCGGACGCGATCGCGAGCGCGGTCGCGCTGCGGGCGATCGCAGAGTACCTCGACGTCGAGGCGGAGATCTTCTACTTTGGGGACATGGGTCATCAGGAGAACCGCGCGTTCGTCAACTTACTCGACGTCGAGATGACGTCGCTTGCGCGCGAGGACGTCGACGCGTTCGACGGGTTCGATACGGTCGCGCTGGTCGATCACGCGATGCTGACCGATGCGAACGTCGAGTTCGACGAGCCGGTCGACGTCCTCATCGACCACCACGACATCGATATCGATCGAGACCTGCCCGACGGCCTCCCCTTCATCGACATCCGCCCGCAGATGAACTCCACGTCGACGATCCTCACGAAGTACATCCAGGAGTTCGACCTCAGCCTGGGCGAGTCGGTCGCGACCGCGCTGCTCTACGGGATCCGCGCCGAGACGCTCGACTTCAAGCGCGATACGACCCCGGCGGATCTGACGGCGGCAGCCTACCTCTACCCGTTCGCGAACCACGACACCTTAGAGCAGGTCGAATCACCCTCGATGAGCCCCGAGACGCTCGACGTGCTCGCCGAGGCCATCACGAACCGCGAGGTCCAGGGGAGTCACCTCGTCTCGAATGCGGGATTCATCCGGGACCGCGAGGCGCTCGAACAGGCCGCCCAGCACCTCCTCAATCTGGAAGGGATCACCACGACCGCCGTCTTCGGGATCGCGGACAACACCATCTACCTCGCAGCGCGCTCGAAGGACATCCGGCTCAACATCGGGCGCGTGCTGCTCGACGCCTTCGAGGAGATCGGCGAGACGATGGGCCACTCCACGCAGGCACGCGTCGAGATCCCGCTTGGCATCTTCACGGGCATCGAGACCAACGAGGACAACCGCGAGACGCTGTTGCACCTCACCGAGGAGGCGGTTCGGAAGAAACTGTTCGCCGCGATGGGCGTCGAAAGCGAGGGCTCGAACGGGTCGTAG